One Pseudoalteromonas rubra genomic window, AATGAGCAAATCCCCAAAGGGGTGGTCACCGCGCTGGCTCAGGACCGGGATGGATTTATCTGGATCGGTACCCAGTTTGGCCTTATCCGTCACGATGGCTACCGGTTTGTGCCTTTTCAACATGACCCGCGAGACCAGACGAGTCTGTCTGGCAATTTTGTACGTACGTTATGGACCGCTCAGGACGGACGGATCTGGGTCGGCACCTTCTCTGATGGCGTGTCTGTTTATGATCCCAAAAGTGGCCAATTCAGTCGCTTTGCACATCACCGCTGGGCAACAAATAGCCTGCCTCACAGCACAGTGCGTTCACTGACAGGCGATAATCAGGGTAATGTGTATGTTGCCACAGACAACGGGCTGGCGCATATCCAGACACAAACAGGCCAGGTAACGCGGCTGCGTGTTGAGGGCTGTGATATACCACTGCAACAACCCAGGCTCCGCTCAATCTTACTGACAGACACAAATACCATGTGGCTGGGCAGCAAAAGTGGTTTGTGCCACATCACCTTACCTGCTTTACGGGCAACTCAGAATGTCGACTGGCAGCAACCACTGGCTGGTAAAACGCTGCCAGCCTTTAATCGTCAGAACGTATTTCGACTGTTCCAGGCGACGGATCGATCCATCTGGATTGGCACCACAGATCATGGCGCGGCCTTTTTCATACCCGGCTCTGATCAGGTCGGGCGGATCACGCATCGCCCGGATGATCCCTCCAGCCTCAGTTATCACTGGGTCAACGGCATTGCACAACCCAATGACCAGGAGATCTGGCTGAGCACGTCCGGCGGCGGCATCACCGTGGTGGATGCCACAACCGGCGCGGTAAAGCGCCATATTCGTCATGATCCCCTGAACCCCCACAGCATTAACCTTGATTCTATGGGTGCCCTGCTCGTTGACGCGTCCGGACTTATCTGGGCAGGCACTTGGGGCAACGGACTCAATCGCCACAATCCCCACAATGGCGCGTTCAGAACCTTTGTCCGACGACTCACCTACCCACATTCGCTAAGCCATGTCGATGTCCGCAGTTTTGCCGAGCTCAGTAATGGCATGATATGGGTTGGCAATGCGCAAACGGGGATCGACATCATAGATCCGCAGATCGGCATGGTGGCCGGCCACCGCCCCGATCCATCGGATCCAACCAAACTCGCCGATGGCTATGTCCGGACGATCCGCCAAACCTTTGATGGCAATATCTGGGTCGGATCGGCAAACACCGGGTTATACCATTTTGATCCTGATACCCAGCATTTCACGCGCTTCAGCAAAGCAGATGGCCTGCCCGGCGATCAGGTTTTCACCTTGCAAGAAACACCTGGCGGCCAATTGTGGGTTGGCACTGACGAGGGGCTGGCCCTCATGAACATTAATACACACCAGATCCAGACCTTAAATCACTTCACTGATCACACCATTTTGCCGGGAAAATCTGTGCTGAGTATGACCTATGCGGCCCCCAATTACCTGTGGGTAGGAACCCGCAATGGCCTGTTTGTGCTCGACTTAGACGCGCACAGTGTCACCGAGATCAGTGCCCAGGCCGGTACCACTGAGACCTTGTCAGACAATTATATCAATAGCCTGCTGATTGATAGTAAGGGACACCTACTGGTCGCCACGCCCCACGGCCTTTATAAGCTGGTTCACTTTGACGGCCACCACGCCCAGTTCGAATCGCTGGATCAATTAGTGGGCAGACCAACCGGCACCGCGGGTAACCTGCTGGAAGATGATCAGGGACGTCTCTGGAACGGCTATGGCTGGATAGACCCCGTGCATCGCCGCTTTGCAGACTTAAGCGTCGCCGATGACTGGGATACCGGAACCATATGGACTGGCTCCTACATTAAGCTGCGTAATGGCACTTTACTGTTCGGCGGTACGAAAGGGATCCTCTTGTTACGTCCTGAACTTTGGGCCTCCTGGGACTATCACCCTCCCCTGGTGATCAGTGAACTGGCGATCAATAATTACCCCGTAACCAACACAAACCAGCTGACCCTGCAACCTAATACCCACAGCTTTTCCGTCGAGTTTGCAGCACTGGACTATACGGCACCACACAGCAATCGCTATGCCTATCAGCTCATAGGTTATGACGACGACTGGATCCAGGTGGATGCCAGCAAGCGCCATATCACCTATTCACAATTACCACCTGGCGACTACCAGCTCAGGATTAAAGGGAGCAACCGCAAAGGTCAATGGAGCCAGCATCAGCTCACTCTGGCGATTACTCAGTTACCAGCCTGGTATGAGACCTGGTGGTTTCGCCTGGGGCTACTGTTGCTGATCACCATTTTGTTATACCGGGCGTATCTATGGCGGATAAGAGAGCTTAAGCAGCAACAAGTTGTGCTGGATAACCTGGTTCAGTCCCGCACTGAAAATATCACCATGCTGGGCACCATAGGCAAAGACATCACCTCCACTTTAGATCTCTCGTCGGTGCTGGAACGTGTCTATAAACATGTCAACGAGTTGATGGGCGCAGACGTTTTTGTAGTCGGCATCCTGGACACCGAAAATCAGCGCATATCCTGTCGACTGGCGATTGAAAAAGGCCAAAAGCTACCCGAATTTGAATATACTTTGTCCGACACTCAGCGCCCCGCTGTCTGGTGCGTCACCCATCAAAAAGAGCTCAGGGTCAATCAGATCAGCGAACTGACGCAGTTTGTTAACCACATTGCAGCGCCGGTCAGCGGCGCAGAGAGTCAGTCGCTGGTTTACCTGCCACTGATTATTGATACCCGGATCATTGGCTGCCTGACCGTGCAGAGCTTTCAGCCACATGCTTTCAGCGACAACGATGTGCAAATGTTGCGCACAATAGCTAACTACACCGCCATTGCCCTAGCAAACGCCGACGCTGTAGCCCAGCTTGAGAGTACCTTTAACCAATTACAAACAGCCCACGAAGACCTCAAAGTTACTCAGCAACAACTGGTACAACAGGAAAAAATGGCGGGACTGGGCCGCCTGGTCTCCGGTGTTGCCCATGAAATTAATACGCCGCTTGGGATTGGCATTACGGCTGGTTCTTATGCGAGTAAAGCACTGGCAGAATGCGAGCAAAAACTGGCTGACGCACGACTTAGCAAGGACAATCTGGAGCAATTTTTTGCCACACTAAAAGAAAGCCTGCAATTGCTGGAATCGAACCTAAATCGAGCAGCACAGCTGGTGAAAAACTTTAAGCAAGTGGCTGTGGACCAGTCCATAGAAGAGCTCAGTACCATAAACCTGCCGGATTATCTCAGCGATGTGCTGACCAGTTTGCACCCCAAATGGAAGCACTCTCAGGTCACGGTAAAAACCGATTTTCCGGCAGAGGCCCGCTTGTCCACATACCCGGGGGCCATTGCCCAGATCCTCACAAACCTGGTCGACAACGCCATTAAACATGGATTCGATGATGGAAAACAGCCCGGTACTCTCTGCATTACGGTTAACAGCCAATCGCAGCAGCTCACCTGGACGGTATCTGATGATGGCACCGGCATGAGCGAAGAAACGCGGGATAAAGTCTTTGAGCCATTTTACACCACCCGACGCAGCAGCGGCGGGACCGGGCTGGGGATGCACATTGTCTTTAATATCGTGACTCAAAAGCTCAAAGGCACCATAGAATGCCAAAGCGAAGTCGGACAGGGGTGTCGTTACACCATAGTGCTCCCAATTCAGTCGGCCGACACCAATGCAGACTAACATCAGGTAGTAACTCGCATTTTCTGAGAGCACGCTGTTAGCATTGTCAGTGCATCCGCACATGTGCTCAAGCCATGCCGTCAAGTGCCGTTCGGCACCTGATTAAAGATTGACTTTTGATTATTGCCCGAAGGTTCTGTTCAAGGTACATTCGTACGCTAAAAGAACAAAAATCATCAACCTTCGCAAGTTGCCATACTACTCACAGGCTAGGTAAATATTATGAGTTCGGAGCAAACACAGCCAGTCAGATCTATCAAACTGGCCGCATTTTTTGACATTCTTCCCCTGTCCATTGCCGTGATCCCCTGGGGGATTTTGTGTGGTTCGTTGGCCATTCAGATTGGCCTCAGTCCGTTGCAATCGCAATTAATGTCGCTGCTGGTCTTTGCCGGCGCAGCACAACTGTCTGCGTTGACGCTGACAGGTGCCAGTGGGGGTATCGCGACCATTTTGGGCAGCACTGCTGTGATCAGCTCACGCCACTTGCTCTACTCTGCAACTTTTCGCAGTCATGCAATGGGCTTACCCTTACATCACAAAATGCTGATGGCCTTTTTGCTCACCGATGAAATGTTTGCTGTGACCGAGAATAAACGTAAAGAGCTGGGCTACTTTCCACTCGACTATGCCTTGATCTCTGGTGCCACTTTCTATGTTATCTGGAACCTGTCCACACTGGCTGGCATTGTGGCCGGCACCAGTATTCCGGATCTCGACAGCCTCGGACTTGAATTTGCCATTGCTGCCACCTTTATTGCCATGGTGGTGCCCAATATAAAATCATCCCCAGTGCTCGTGGCGGTGCTGGTATCCGCCGGTTGTGCCGTGCTGTTTCACAAGTTCGAGGTGCCAAACGGCCTGTTGTTGTCTGCGCTGATCGGCATGGTGGTGGGCTATCGCTTAGACAAAGAAACCAACTAGGAGGCAAACCATGAGTTACGATCTGATTTTATTAATGGCGCTGATCACTTTCTTTATGCGCTACGCCTTTTTTATGGAAAAGCTGCCCGTCAAACTCGACCTGAGGGTGCAACGGTTTTTAAGTTACACCGCGCCCTGTATTTTGACCGCGATGGCGGCACCAATAGTATTTGGCGAAGTGACATTCAATACGCATGATCTTGCCAACCCCTTTTTGCTGGGGGGAATACTGACCATCATATTAAGCCTGCTGGTGAAAAACACCCTGTTCGTTGTATTGGCGAGTATGGGCATCTTCTTCGCACTAAAAGCCCTGTTATGAATACATATAATGACTGACCTAACTATAGTGAATAGCGAATTTGGCGGTTAATGCAAGCTTCGATAGAACATCACCCAAAAACAAAGTAGCAACATATTTGCATCAAGTGTTGAATTTAATAAATGCATACCGAATAATATTGTTTTTATAAAAGGACCAAACAAATCATGAAGCTCATTTCCATTCTCACATTATCTTTATTGCTACCGCTCGCACCAGCAGCTTTCGCAGCAAAAGGCGTCGGTCAAGTTGAACGTATCTATCCAAGTGGCGGTAAAGTATTCTTCCGTCTCAAAGGCGATGAGTGTAAGCAAAGTGCCAATGCCGGCAATACCTACTGGTATTTTGAACTCGCAGACGCCACTGCGGGGGTGAACGTATCTATGTTACTGGCTGCCGCAAACACATCTAAAACGATAAAGATCGGCTACCCTTCCTGTGACCCAACAAAAAACCAAAAGATAAACTACCTCTATCAAGACTTTTAATTCACCAAGGCATAGCACCATCTAAAAAATGAAAAACAGATGGTTTATCCCATTGCATTTTTATTGTGCTATGCCTTGTATGCCAATTGGCCCCCATAAAGAGCTTTGTTACAAGTAATTGGCTCATCTCGATCGAACTATAAAAATAAAACACGTATATGAAAGTTATAATACACTTACTCTTGTGGCTTACACTCGCTACCAGTTTTCAATCGCTTGCTATCAGCAGCCCAAGCTTTAGCCTCAGTACATATAGTATGTACC contains:
- a CDS encoding AzlC family ABC transporter permease, translated to MSSEQTQPVRSIKLAAFFDILPLSIAVIPWGILCGSLAIQIGLSPLQSQLMSLLVFAGAAQLSALTLTGASGGIATILGSTAVISSRHLLYSATFRSHAMGLPLHHKMLMAFLLTDEMFAVTENKRKELGYFPLDYALISGATFYVIWNLSTLAGIVAGTSIPDLDSLGLEFAIAATFIAMVVPNIKSSPVLVAVLVSAGCAVLFHKFEVPNGLLLSALIGMVVGYRLDKETN
- a CDS encoding two-component regulator propeller domain-containing protein, producing the protein MTTLRRVWPAILITLLLYTDLIASQSWAAAPISQGNIEQTQTTRVNTPFFDTGELIFQTIGDNEQIPKGVVTALAQDRDGFIWIGTQFGLIRHDGYRFVPFQHDPRDQTSLSGNFVRTLWTAQDGRIWVGTFSDGVSVYDPKSGQFSRFAHHRWATNSLPHSTVRSLTGDNQGNVYVATDNGLAHIQTQTGQVTRLRVEGCDIPLQQPRLRSILLTDTNTMWLGSKSGLCHITLPALRATQNVDWQQPLAGKTLPAFNRQNVFRLFQATDRSIWIGTTDHGAAFFIPGSDQVGRITHRPDDPSSLSYHWVNGIAQPNDQEIWLSTSGGGITVVDATTGAVKRHIRHDPLNPHSINLDSMGALLVDASGLIWAGTWGNGLNRHNPHNGAFRTFVRRLTYPHSLSHVDVRSFAELSNGMIWVGNAQTGIDIIDPQIGMVAGHRPDPSDPTKLADGYVRTIRQTFDGNIWVGSANTGLYHFDPDTQHFTRFSKADGLPGDQVFTLQETPGGQLWVGTDEGLALMNINTHQIQTLNHFTDHTILPGKSVLSMTYAAPNYLWVGTRNGLFVLDLDAHSVTEISAQAGTTETLSDNYINSLLIDSKGHLLVATPHGLYKLVHFDGHHAQFESLDQLVGRPTGTAGNLLEDDQGRLWNGYGWIDPVHRRFADLSVADDWDTGTIWTGSYIKLRNGTLLFGGTKGILLLRPELWASWDYHPPLVISELAINNYPVTNTNQLTLQPNTHSFSVEFAALDYTAPHSNRYAYQLIGYDDDWIQVDASKRHITYSQLPPGDYQLRIKGSNRKGQWSQHQLTLAITQLPAWYETWWFRLGLLLLITILLYRAYLWRIRELKQQQVVLDNLVQSRTENITMLGTIGKDITSTLDLSSVLERVYKHVNELMGADVFVVGILDTENQRISCRLAIEKGQKLPEFEYTLSDTQRPAVWCVTHQKELRVNQISELTQFVNHIAAPVSGAESQSLVYLPLIIDTRIIGCLTVQSFQPHAFSDNDVQMLRTIANYTAIALANADAVAQLESTFNQLQTAHEDLKVTQQQLVQQEKMAGLGRLVSGVAHEINTPLGIGITAGSYASKALAECEQKLADARLSKDNLEQFFATLKESLQLLESNLNRAAQLVKNFKQVAVDQSIEELSTINLPDYLSDVLTSLHPKWKHSQVTVKTDFPAEARLSTYPGAIAQILTNLVDNAIKHGFDDGKQPGTLCITVNSQSQQLTWTVSDDGTGMSEETRDKVFEPFYTTRRSSGGTGLGMHIVFNIVTQKLKGTIECQSEVGQGCRYTIVLPIQSADTNAD
- a CDS encoding AzlD domain-containing protein, whose translation is MSYDLILLMALITFFMRYAFFMEKLPVKLDLRVQRFLSYTAPCILTAMAAPIVFGEVTFNTHDLANPFLLGGILTIILSLLVKNTLFVVLASMGIFFALKALL